The Streptomyces sp. NBC_00483 genome contains the following window.
TCACCCTGCTCAGTGGCAATCTGCCCGAGATCATCGCGGCCCGTTACGCCGCCAATCTCGTGGGCTGCCAGGTCAACCACCTCTACAACAAGCTGTCGGCCGATGTGCAGGCGGCGATCGTTCAGGACGTAGAGACCCAGGTACTGATCGTCGACCCGTACTACGCGGACCGCGCCGTGGAGGTCATCGAGAGCGCGCCCGTGCGGCACGTTCTCGTGCTCGGCGAGGACAAGCGGGAGATCGGGCAGGACCTGCTGGCGCTCGCCGCCGAGCAGCCCGACGAGGCGTTCGTGTCGCGCGCCCGCCCCGATGACATCTGCACCATCCGGCACACCGGCGGTACGACGGGCCACCCCAAGGGCATCGTCACCACCTTCGAGCAGGTCAACCGGATGCGCCGGATGGTGGATCAGGCGCGCCCCGCTGAGCGGGAGTTGCCCCGGCAGCTCGCGTGCACCACCCTCGCGCACGCCGCGGGCATGCTGGCGGACAACGTCATCCATTCCGGCGGCTGCATCGTGCTGCTCGACGACTTCGACGCGGGCGACGTGCTCGCCACCATCGAGCGCGAGCGCATCACGCACCTGTTCCTGCTGCCGCCGCTGGTCTACCAGCTCCTCGACCACCCGGACTCCGAGCGCCGCGACCTGAGCAGCCTGCGCGGCCTGACGTACGGCGGTTGCCAGGCGTCGCCCGCCCGGATCGCGGACGCCGTACGCCGCTTCGGGCCCGTACTCCTGCAGTTCTACGGGCAGAACGAGGCCGGCGGCATCAGCGTGCTCACCCCGGACGACCACGACCTGGACCGGCCCGAGCGGATGCGCTCCGCGGGCAAGGTGCTGCCGGGCGTGGAGGTCGCCATCCGCGACACCGACGGCAAGGACCTGCCGGTCGGCGAGCTGGGCGAGATCTGCATCCGGTCCGAGGGCACCATGACCGGCTACTGGAAGCAACCCGAGCTGACCGCCGAGGTGCTGCGGGACGGCTGGCTGCACACCGGTGACATCGGCTTCCTCGACGACGAGAACTACATCACCGTCGTGGACCGGCTCAAGGACATGATCGTGGTCGTCG
Protein-coding sequences here:
- a CDS encoding AMP-binding protein, whose translation is MPAEASAPTPTPATPLDSEGTSNDSVISDAASGTSEPFRTFIEDNLAALAAHPDREVLVYEDRRLTASQFHSLVHRMAHAIAAQGVTRESTVTLLSGNLPEIIAARYAANLVGCQVNHLYNKLSADVQAAIVQDVETQVLIVDPYYADRAVEVIESAPVRHVLVLGEDKREIGQDLLALAAEQPDEAFVSRARPDDICTIRHTGGTTGHPKGIVTTFEQVNRMRRMVDQARPAERELPRQLACTTLAHAAGMLADNVIHSGGCIVLLDDFDAGDVLATIERERITHLFLLPPLVYQLLDHPDSERRDLSSLRGLTYGGCQASPARIADAVRRFGPVLLQFYGQNEAGGISVLTPDDHDLDRPERMRSAGKVLPGVEVAIRDTDGKDLPVGELGEICIRSEGTMTGYWKQPELTAEVLRDGWLHTGDIGFLDDENYITVVDRLKDMIVVVGGHVYTTELEDLLNSHPKVLQSAVFGVRDADRMEQVHAAVVAAPGVAVEAEELRAAVRGQRGPMYEPAHIDFVDALPLTDAGKPDKKLLRQRAEERV